CGAGTTTGAACCAGGAGACAAAGCACCAAACGATGGAGAGTACACGGAAGTCGGGGAAAAAAGCTTTGTTACGGAGATTCAGAACCCGAAGCGTGTAACACTGCAAAAAGG
The window above is part of the Paenibacillus sp. 1781tsa1 genome. Proteins encoded here:
- a CDS encoding YjzC family protein; protein product: MGEKTEFEPGDKAPNDGEYTEVGEKSFVTEIQNPKRVTLQKGEAFPETSNHNRKWKKLTKARVH